In a genomic window of Styela clava chromosome 7, kaStyClav1.hap1.2, whole genome shotgun sequence:
- the LOC120327684 gene encoding lysosomal phospholipase A and acyltransferase-like has protein sequence MDTTKIFTFFISFILIMGNTAANSEEKLDRKLHFNTFDKNDHKKIASNINAGELQRKPIVLVPGVLGSRLQAKVNLSYSPGWLCEKIRDWFDIWLNIEELTPFYVNCWVYDISMRYDNRTKKVANQEGVKTRILDFGQTEDFEYLDSDHYAPGSPYFTELVESLIKFGYKRGDDLKGAPYDWRITPSQSTGFLQNLTKLIENNYYEHFNRKVVLMGHSMGNMFTYYMLRTKPQEWKDKFIDSFISVSSPYIGSVKAVKAITSGETEGHDFALPKLKLRTATRTFSSSYFLLPRPEFWPKDKLHVVDTLIKNYTVFEYKALFERIGCKHCYEIWDKYGTELGDMGPPNVPVHCVYSSQIPTPELLIYDPDLFPDGTPVLKTGDGDGTVNVFSSSYCLKWKKSQKQPVYEVYLPGNTHVEILNNATLHNYIKKVATLNQGAKLDKFDTL, from the coding sequence ATGGATACAACAaagatttttacattttttatctCGTTTATATTGATTATGGGAAATACCGCAGCTAATTCCGAAGAAAAGTTGGACAGAAAACTACATTTTAAcacatttgataaaaatgatcacAAGAAAATAGCATCGAATATCAACGCCGGTGAACTTCAACGTAAGCCCATTGTGCTTGTGCCTGGTGTTCTCGGGAGCCGATTGCAAGCCAAGGTAAATTTGAGTTATTCACCAGGATGGCTTTGTGAAAAAATACGAGACTGGTTTGATATTTGGTTGAATATTGAAGAACTCACACCGTTTTATGTAAATTGTTGGGTTTATGATATTAGTATGAGGTACGACAATCGAACAAAAAAGGTCGCGAACCAGGAAGGAGTAAAAACCAGGATATTAGATTTTGGACAAACTgaagattttgaatatttggatAGTGATCACTATGCCCCAGGAAGTCCGTACTTCACCGAACTCGTAGAATCTCTGATCAAGTTTGGATATAAGCGTGGGGATGATTTAAAAGGTGCTCCTTACGACTGGCGAATTACTCCGTCACAAAGTACGGGATTTCTTCAAAACCTAACTAAACTGATAGAAAATAATTATTACGAACATTTCAATCGTAAAGTTGTCCTAATGGGACATAGCATGGGAAATATGTTTACGTATTATATGCTACGCACGAAACCCCAGGAATGGAAGGACAAATTCATCGATTCGTTCATATCTGTTAGTAGTCCGTACATTGGCTCAGTCAAAGCAGTAAAAGCCATCACATCTGGAGAAACAGAGGGCCACGATTTTGCTCTTCCTAAATTGAAGCTGAGAACTGCAACTCGTACTTTTTCATCATCATACTTTCTTCTACCTCGCCCTGAATTTTGGCCAAAAGACAAACTTCATGTTGTTGATACATTGATTAAAAATTATACAGTGTTTGAATACAAGGCTCTATTTGAAAGAATCGGCTGCAAACATTGTTATGAAATTTGGGATAAATATGGCACTGAACTTGGGGATATGGGACCTCCAAATGTGCCAGTACATTGTGTTTATTCATCACAAATACCGACACCAGAACTTTTGATTTACGATCCCGATTTATTTCCTGACGGTACACCGGTATTAAAAACTGGCGACGGTGATGGTACGGTGAATGTTTTCAGCAGTTCATATTGTCTGAAATGGAAAAAATCACAGAAACAGCCTGTATATGAAGTATATTTACCTGGCAACACTCATGTTGAAATTCTCAACAATGCAACTTTACATAACTACATTAAAAAAGTGGCAACCTTGAATCAAGGTGCTAAACTGGACAAGTTCGACACCTTATAA